One Curtobacterium sp. BH-2-1-1 genomic region harbors:
- the sucC gene encoding ADP-forming succinate--CoA ligase subunit beta, translating into MDLFEYQARDLFESYGVPVLQGIIADTPDEARAAAEKIGGVVVVKAQVKVGGRGKAGGVKVAKTPDEAYEHAQAILGLDIKGHTVKRVMIAQGADIAEEFYFSVLLDRANRSYLSLTSVEGGMEIEQLAVEKPEALARVEVDPLTGIDAAAGRAIAEQAGFPAELVDQVADVFVKLYDVYKGEDATLVEVNPLVRTGDGQILALDGKVSLDENADFRHEGHKALEDTASEDPLEAKAKAHGLNYVKLDGQVGVIGNGAGLVMSTLDVVAYAGERHGGVKPANFLDIGGGASAEVMANGLDVILGDPQVKSVFVNVFGGITACDAVANGIVAALGILGDAATKPLVVRLDGNNVEEGRRILAEAAHPLVTVAATMDDAAEQAAELAAAAA; encoded by the coding sequence GTGGATCTTTTCGAGTACCAGGCCAGGGACCTCTTCGAGTCCTACGGCGTCCCCGTGTTGCAGGGGATCATCGCCGACACCCCGGACGAGGCGAGGGCGGCGGCCGAGAAGATCGGCGGAGTCGTCGTCGTCAAGGCGCAGGTGAAGGTCGGCGGTCGCGGCAAGGCCGGCGGCGTCAAGGTCGCGAAGACCCCGGACGAGGCCTACGAGCACGCCCAGGCGATCCTCGGCCTCGACATCAAGGGCCACACGGTCAAGCGGGTCATGATCGCCCAGGGCGCGGACATCGCCGAGGAGTTCTACTTCTCGGTGCTGCTCGACCGGGCGAACCGCTCGTACCTCTCGCTCACGAGCGTCGAGGGCGGCATGGAGATCGAGCAGCTCGCCGTCGAGAAGCCCGAGGCCCTCGCCCGCGTCGAGGTGGACCCCCTGACTGGCATCGACGCCGCAGCCGGTCGTGCGATCGCCGAGCAGGCCGGGTTCCCGGCGGAGCTCGTGGACCAGGTCGCCGACGTCTTCGTCAAGCTCTACGACGTCTACAAGGGCGAGGACGCGACCCTCGTCGAGGTGAACCCGCTCGTCCGCACGGGCGACGGCCAGATCCTCGCGCTCGACGGCAAGGTCTCGCTCGACGAGAACGCCGACTTCCGGCACGAGGGCCACAAGGCGCTCGAGGACACCGCGAGCGAGGACCCGCTCGAGGCCAAGGCGAAGGCCCACGGTCTCAACTACGTCAAGCTCGACGGCCAGGTCGGCGTGATCGGCAACGGTGCGGGGCTCGTCATGTCGACCCTCGACGTCGTCGCCTACGCCGGTGAGCGCCACGGCGGCGTGAAGCCCGCCAACTTCCTCGACATCGGCGGCGGCGCCTCGGCCGAGGTCATGGCCAACGGCCTCGACGTCATCCTCGGCGACCCCCAGGTGAAGAGCGTCTTCGTGAACGTCTTCGGCGGCATCACCGCCTGCGACGCCGTCGCGAACGGCATCGTCGCCGCGCTGGGCATCCTCGGCGACGCGGCCACCAAGCCGCTCGTCGTGCGCCTCGACGGCAACAACGTGGAAGAGGGTCGTCGGATCCTGGCGGAGGCAGCGCACCCGCTCGTCACCGTCGCCGCGACCATGGACGACGCGGCCGAGCAGGCCGCCGAACTCGCCGCCGCAGCGGCCTGA
- the sucD gene encoding succinate--CoA ligase subunit alpha: MSIFLNKDSKVIVQGITGGEGTKHTALMLKAGTQVVGGVNARKAGTTVTHGDVELPVFGSVREAIDTTGADVSIVFVPPAFAKDAVTEAIDAEIPLVVVITEGIPVQDSAEFWAHAKALGGKTRIIGPNCPGIITPGESLVGITPATITGKGPIGLVSKSGTLTYQMMYELRDLGFSTAIGIGGDPVIGTTHIDALAAFEADPETEAIVMIGEIGGDAEERAADYIKAHVTKPVVGYVAGFTAPEGKTMGHAGAIVSGSAGTAEAKKQALEAAGVRVGKTPSETAALLREVVASK; this comes from the coding sequence ATGTCGATCTTCCTCAACAAGGACTCCAAGGTCATCGTCCAGGGCATCACCGGCGGCGAGGGCACCAAGCACACCGCGCTCATGCTCAAGGCCGGCACGCAGGTCGTCGGTGGCGTCAACGCCCGCAAGGCCGGCACCACCGTGACCCACGGCGACGTCGAGCTGCCGGTGTTCGGCTCGGTGCGCGAGGCCATCGACACCACCGGAGCCGACGTCTCCATCGTCTTCGTGCCGCCGGCGTTCGCGAAGGACGCCGTGACGGAGGCCATCGACGCCGAGATCCCGCTCGTGGTCGTCATCACCGAGGGCATCCCCGTGCAGGACTCCGCGGAGTTCTGGGCGCACGCCAAGGCCCTCGGTGGCAAGACACGCATCATCGGCCCGAACTGCCCCGGCATCATCACCCCCGGGGAGTCGCTCGTCGGCATCACCCCGGCGACGATCACCGGCAAGGGCCCGATCGGTCTCGTCTCGAAGTCGGGCACGCTGACCTACCAGATGATGTACGAGCTGCGTGACCTGGGCTTCTCGACCGCCATCGGCATCGGCGGCGACCCGGTCATCGGCACCACGCACATCGACGCGCTCGCCGCGTTCGAGGCCGACCCCGAGACCGAGGCGATCGTCATGATCGGCGAGATCGGCGGCGACGCCGAGGAGCGTGCGGCCGACTACATCAAGGCGCACGTCACCAAGCCGGTCGTTGGCTACGTCGCGGGCTTCACCGCGCCGGAGGGCAAGACGATGGGTCACGCCGGCGCGATCGTGTCGGGTTCCGCCGGGACGGCCGAGGCGAAGAAGCAGGCGCTCGAAGCTGCCGGGGTGCGTGTCGGCAAGACGCCGTCGGAGACGGCGGCGCTGCTGCGCGAGGTGGTCGCGAGCAAGTAG
- a CDS encoding DUF6350 family protein: MNRLGTAVLAAIEAVVTVGVGIGIALVPLTLLWGFEYGLQVDWDVFWKATGSVWLVGHGVDVSFVLGSALARSSGVSGATDPIHVTLAALGFALVTAWLAGRAGRRFAETEHRTTGLLVGTGVVAVLGLLVALSSRSAATVPTLWQAIVLPALWFGIPALVTSEVCRRRRGLPADPVTGRVLDQLDRVPTAWRAIAAFGLRAGTAATAAVVAVAGVVVAFLLFASFAEVISLYERSHAGVVGGIALTVGQLAFLPDFVGWATSWLVGPGFAIGTGSSVSPIGTTLGPIPGLPVFGALPASGHAFGLVWVLVPVVAGFAAGGFLRPRLVQALGSANSALHRALGGVAAGIVAGVLTGLVAWLSAGSFGPGRLADVGPHALVVGASAALEVGVPAVVALAAGSDLVRMPERGWAREQWHETDDGPADMDAETAADGSLLAALDRAGAGRTTDVHRFVVEETHGGTTAEAARADDAHADGGRADGAHGGDARGLPGRGGPEEGDRARVAATRYDRDDATVGSAPTAPRGEHAPGVVAEHDGTTEPTRTETEAGGPAESSRASRTAPDPAPDRDPDADVALPDWARTDAVAADRVPADRVTDRSRATGRGGVGAIRDRLRGAADGVRERAGDLRDRVTGADVDREPDEAATAVPRAPGTEPQPAFPWSTEEFVAGRDDVEDVDDRHSDRRDDRGSAEGGSVPSAPPVQQQRWDATDQIPEDELPWWRRPKDDR; this comes from the coding sequence ATGAACCGCCTGGGAACCGCAGTGCTCGCCGCGATCGAGGCGGTCGTGACGGTCGGCGTCGGCATCGGGATCGCCCTCGTGCCGCTGACGCTCCTGTGGGGCTTCGAGTACGGACTCCAGGTCGACTGGGACGTGTTCTGGAAGGCCACGGGGAGCGTGTGGCTCGTCGGGCACGGGGTCGACGTGTCGTTCGTGCTCGGCTCGGCGCTCGCGAGGTCGTCCGGGGTGAGCGGCGCCACCGACCCGATCCACGTGACGCTCGCGGCGCTCGGGTTCGCCCTCGTGACCGCCTGGCTCGCCGGACGTGCCGGGCGCCGGTTCGCCGAGACCGAGCACCGCACGACCGGGCTCCTCGTCGGCACCGGCGTCGTCGCCGTCCTCGGGCTCCTCGTCGCACTGTCGTCCCGGTCCGCGGCGACCGTGCCGACGCTCTGGCAGGCGATCGTCCTCCCGGCGCTCTGGTTCGGGATCCCAGCCCTCGTCACGAGCGAGGTGTGCCGACGGCGGCGGGGGCTCCCGGCCGACCCGGTCACCGGGCGCGTGCTCGACCAGCTCGACCGTGTCCCGACCGCCTGGCGTGCGATCGCTGCGTTCGGCCTCCGTGCCGGCACCGCCGCGACGGCTGCGGTCGTCGCCGTCGCCGGGGTCGTCGTCGCCTTCCTGCTCTTCGCCTCCTTCGCCGAGGTCATCTCCCTGTACGAGCGGTCGCACGCCGGCGTGGTCGGCGGGATCGCCCTGACGGTCGGCCAGCTCGCGTTCCTGCCGGACTTCGTCGGCTGGGCGACGTCGTGGCTCGTCGGGCCCGGCTTCGCGATCGGGACCGGTTCCAGCGTGTCGCCGATCGGCACGACGCTCGGGCCGATCCCCGGTCTGCCGGTGTTCGGTGCGCTGCCGGCGTCCGGGCACGCGTTCGGCCTGGTCTGGGTCCTCGTGCCGGTCGTGGCCGGGTTCGCGGCCGGCGGCTTCCTGCGCCCCCGGCTCGTGCAGGCCCTCGGCAGTGCGAACTCCGCCCTGCACCGGGCGCTCGGCGGCGTCGCGGCGGGCATCGTCGCCGGTGTGCTGACCGGGCTCGTGGCCTGGCTCTCGGCGGGGTCGTTCGGCCCGGGCCGCCTGGCCGACGTCGGTCCGCACGCGCTGGTCGTCGGGGCGTCCGCGGCCCTCGAGGTCGGTGTGCCCGCCGTGGTGGCGCTCGCGGCCGGCAGCGACCTCGTCCGGATGCCCGAGCGCGGGTGGGCCCGGGAACAGTGGCACGAGACGGACGACGGCCCTGCGGACATGGACGCCGAGACCGCTGCCGACGGCTCGCTGCTCGCCGCACTCGACCGTGCCGGTGCCGGTCGGACCACCGACGTGCACCGCTTCGTGGTCGAGGAGACGCACGGCGGCACCACGGCCGAGGCCGCACGCGCGGACGACGCCCATGCCGACGGCGGCCGCGCCGACGGTGCCCACGGCGGCGACGCCCGGGGTCTGCCGGGGCGCGGCGGACCCGAAGAGGGCGATCGGGCACGCGTCGCCGCCACGCGGTACGACCGCGACGACGCGACCGTGGGCAGCGCCCCGACAGCACCACGCGGCGAGCACGCCCCTGGGGTCGTCGCGGAGCACGACGGCACGACGGAACCGACCCGCACCGAGACCGAGGCGGGTGGCCCGGCGGAGTCGAGCCGCGCCTCCCGGACCGCCCCCGACCCCGCACCGGACCGCGACCCGGACGCCGACGTGGCACTGCCGGACTGGGCCCGCACCGACGCCGTCGCCGCCGACCGGGTGCCCGCCGACCGCGTCACCGATCGCTCGCGTGCCACCGGCCGCGGGGGAGTCGGCGCGATCCGCGACCGCCTGCGCGGAGCGGCCGACGGCGTCCGCGAGCGCGCCGGCGACCTGCGTGACCGGGTCACGGGAGCCGACGTCGACCGCGAGCCGGACGAGGCCGCCACCGCCGTGCCGCGTGCGCCGGGGACGGAGCCGCAGCCCGCGTTCCCATGGAGCACCGAGGAGTTCGTCGCGGGTCGAGACGACGTCGAGGACGTCGACGACCGTCACAGCGACCGTCGCGACGACCGGGGCAGTGCCGAGGGCGGCTCGGTGCCGTCCGCGCCGCCCGTGCAGCAGCAGCGGTGGGACGCCACGGACCAGATCCCCGAGGACGAGCTGCCGTGGTGGCGCCGCCCGAAGGACGACCGGTGA
- the purN gene encoding phosphoribosylglycinamide formyltransferase: MLELVVLISGAGSNLRALLEATLDAEYPARVVAIGADRDAEGLGLGEEFSIPTFTVPFSRFDSREEWGRELAAQIRPWSPDLLVLSGLMRLLPPAVVSEFGPAVINTHPAYLPEFPGAHGVRDALAAGVEQTGASVIQVDDGVDSGPILAQERVPVLPGDSESTLHDRIKPVERRLLIQTILDIANGTTDLKGTPSA; encoded by the coding sequence GTGCTCGAACTGGTCGTCCTGATCTCCGGTGCCGGCTCGAACCTCCGGGCCCTGCTCGAGGCGACCCTCGACGCGGAGTACCCCGCTCGGGTCGTCGCCATCGGTGCCGACCGCGACGCCGAGGGGCTCGGTCTGGGCGAGGAGTTCTCCATCCCGACGTTCACGGTGCCGTTCTCGCGGTTCGACTCGCGCGAGGAGTGGGGCCGCGAGCTCGCCGCCCAGATCCGGCCGTGGTCGCCGGACCTGCTCGTGCTGTCGGGCCTCATGCGGCTGCTGCCGCCGGCGGTCGTTTCCGAGTTCGGCCCCGCGGTGATCAACACGCACCCCGCGTACCTGCCCGAGTTCCCGGGTGCCCACGGCGTGCGGGACGCCCTGGCCGCCGGCGTGGAGCAGACCGGTGCGAGCGTGATCCAGGTCGACGACGGCGTCGACAGCGGTCCGATCCTCGCCCAGGAGCGCGTCCCCGTGCTCCCCGGCGACTCCGAGTCGACGCTGCACGACCGGATCAAGCCGGTCGAGCGACGCCTGCTCATCCAGACCATCCTCGACATCGCCAACGGCACCACCGACCTGAAGGGCACCCCGAGCGCATGA